One genomic region from Zalophus californianus isolate mZalCal1 chromosome 12, mZalCal1.pri.v2, whole genome shotgun sequence encodes:
- the MRPL32 gene encoding 39S ribosomal protein L32, mitochondrial encodes MASAMLVLVVPPWPAARGLLRSCWELLQRKLRQSGPGFPSPPWGPALAVQGPAIFTKPANDTNGSKEVFSLSDSSIFWMAAPKNRRSIEVNRCRRRNPQKLIKVKNNIDVCPECGHLKLKHVLCGYCYEKVCKETAEIRRQIGKQEGGPFKAPSVETVVLYTGEAPSEQDRGKRIIERDRKRPSWFTQN; translated from the exons ATGGCGTCGGCCATGCTGGTGCTTGTCGTCCCACCGTGGCCGGCAGCCCGGGGACTCCTCCGGAGCTGTTGGGAACTACTACAGCGGAAACTTCGGCAGAGCGGACCAGGTTTTCCCAGTCCTCCGTGGG GACCGGCATTAGCAGTCCAAGGTCCAGCTATATTTACAAAACCAGCAAATGATACCAATGGAAGTAAGGAGGTTTTCAGCCTTTCCGATAGTAGTATCTTTTGGATGGCAGCTCCTAAGAACAGACGCAGCATTGAAGTTAACCGCTGTAGGAGAAGAAACCCTCAGAAGCTTATTAAAGTTAAG aacaatattGACGTTTGTCCTGAATGTGGTCACCTGAAACTGAAACACGTCCTTTGTGGCTATTGCTATGAGAAAGTGTGCAAGGAGACTGCAGAAATCAGAAGACAGATAGGGAAACAAGAAGGGGGCCCTTTTAAGGCTCCTTCCGTGGAGACTGTGGTGCTGTACACAGGAGAGGCACCGTCTGAACAAGATCGCGGTAAGAGAATCATTGAACGAGACAGGAAGCGACCATCCTGGTTCACCCAGAATTAA